The Campylobacter hyointestinalis subsp. hyointestinalis nucleotide sequence CAAATGTAGCATTTACGTCATGGAACGATAGATATTTTAGCAGATCATCTTGAATGCTTGGAGCGTCTTGCATATATCTAGCAGTCGTGATGATATGTACGCTTTTAGCCTGCTTTAGCAAAAACATAGAGCCGGTTATCGCTTTGGCTATATTAGCCGTTCCACTCCAACCTATAAGAATTCTATCTGTTTTAAACTCTTTTAAATTTCTTGGTATGACTATAGCGTTTTTTCCACTCTTTATAACAGATGCATTAAAAGTGGCAGTAGGCTCACCTTCTGGTGGGCAAGCACTCACTACTAGATCACAAAATTTAGCTTCGTATTCTACAACCTTACTTCTTAAGCCCTCTTTTGTGACAAACTCCGCAGTAGCGATTCCTGGTAAATTTGTATCTGAAATTTGTACGCCTAATTCACCACAAAGCCTTGTAAAAAGCTCGTGATTTTTATCTTTTTGAGCTTTTAGCTCATCTGCGACACTATCATGAAGAGCGTCAAAGATTTTTCCACTTCTTAGCGCCATTTCCATATTAAACACTAAGTTAAAATCCATTTGAGAAGCTAAAAACTTAATATGCGAATTAAACGCTTTATTTACAAGCAAAGCACCACGAATTCGAGCTTCAATGTCTTCTCCGCCGCCTATTGGAAAAAATAATTTTTTGATATCCATGATAATTTCCTAATTTAATTCCAGTGAAATTTTTCCACTTTTTATCTCACCGACTTTAACTTTTACCCTATCTCCCTCATGCAAAGGAGCACTCATTTTAGATATATGTAAAAGTCCGTCAACGCCGTCTCTTAAAGATATAAACGCACCAAACTGAGCTACTTTTTTTACCTCTCCTTCAAATTCATCTCCAACGCTAAATGCAGATACATTTTTATTTTCTTTTCTGCCTTTAAAGCCTCCACCTCTTGGTTCTTTTTGTAAAATTTGAATAATATAATCTTTTGCTGCTTCAACTTTACCTTTTTGACCACCTGCTATTTTTACTTCACCTTTTTCGCGGTCTAGATCTATGCTAACTTCGAATTTCTCTATGATCTCTTTTATAGTTTTTCCAGCTTGTCCGATGATATCAACTATCTTGCTAGGATCGACGCTAAATAGCTCTAATTTAGGCAAAACATCTTCATTTATGACTATATCATCATTTGCTCTTTGCATAATTTTAAGTATATGCTCTCTTCCTTCTTTAGCTTGATACAAAGCTTCTTTTAGCACTTCAAGACTGATTCCTCCGAGCTTTATATCCATTTGAAGCGCTGTGATACCATCGATACTTCCAGCAACTTTAAAATCCATATCGCCATCATGATCTTCAAGCCCCATGATATCAGTCAAAACTGCGTGTTTATCGCCTTCAAAAATCAGCCCCATAGCAACTCCGGCTACTAATTTTATAGTTTCAACGCCAGCAGCGCGAAGAGCCAAAGAACCGCCACAAACACTAGCCATAGAGCTAGATCCGTTACTTTCTAATATCTCACTAACTATTCTTAAAGAGTAAGGACTATTTATATCAACACTTGGATATAGTGCTCTTTTAGCCAAATTTCCATGTCCTAGCTCTCTTCTACCAGGAGCCTTTATTGGGCTTGCTTCGCCGACGCTAAATCCAGGAAAATTATAATTGAACATAAATTTTTCAGATACGGCATTTCTTTCTGTTAAAAGCTCATTCATCTGAGCGTCATTATCAGTGCCTAAAGTAGCTATTACAAGAGCTTGAGTTTGACCACGAGTAAATAGACAACTTCCGTGTGCGCTTGGAAGTATATTTGTTTCGATAGTGATAGGTCTAACTTCTTTTAGCCCTCTTCCATCCGCTCTTCTTGCTTCTTCTATGATCTGAGATCTAACTATCTTCTTTTTATATTTTCCTAAAATATTTAAAATAACTTCTTCTCTCCAACCCTCTTTTATGGCTATATCGCTACTTGCTATCTGTTTTGCTATCTTTGATAACTCGCTTGCACGTTCACTTTTTGCCATTTGATTTATGGCTAATTTCACATCGTTTTTATAAAATTCATCTATATAAATAGCAATATTTTCATTTTCTATTTCAGGTTTGTATTCTAAGTTTGCATTATCTTTTTTATGGTGTGAAAATGCTTCTTCATAAGCACTACTACCTCTTAAAATAGCCTCACCAGCAAATTTAATGGCTTCTACCATCATATCTTCGCTAAATTCATTCATATCTTGTTTTGGGATAAAACCCTCATTTAGACTCGGATCTATCATAGGATCTATAGCTATGACTGGTACTATCTCATTTTGAACTTGCGGTAAACTTCTCATTTCTATCATCAAAAGCTCATCGCCTACACCAGCAACATAAAGATCTAAACTAGAATTTTTAAGCTCACTATTAGTAGGATTTATAACAAATTCTTTATCTATATAGCCTACTCTAACACCGCAAACAGCGCGTTCAACAGGGATATCACTAAGATAAAGTGCAACGCTTGCAGCATTTAATGCAGCTACTTGGAGATCCACTTCTGGATCGCTACTCAAAACCATTACAACTATTTGAGTAGGATATGCATATCCTTTTGGAAAAAGTGGTCTTAAGCTTCTATCGATTATACGACTTGTGAGAGTTTCAAATTCCCCAGGTTTTGTCTCTCTTTTGATGTATCCCCCAGGTATTCTTCCTGCTGCGTATTGTTTTTCTATGTACTGAACCGTAAGTGGCAAAAAGTCCTCTTCTACCACAGCGTCTTCTCTAGCTACGGTTGCTAAGATTACTGTATTTTTCACACGCAAAAGAACTGCGCCGGCTGCTTGTTTGGCTACTTTATCTAAATCAAAAATCTCAACTTGATTATTTACTTCTATCGAATACTGCATAATACTGCTCCTTATTTTTGTAATGGTAAATAATATGGACTTTCTTCTAAAATAGACATAATAGAATCTGAATTTAAGTCTATTTTGTTGTTATAATAAAAATCCACATCGACAAAATTTGTTATTTTTCTGACACAAAATATATTATCTATCAATGTATTTAGGTATGAAACGATGCCACTTGGCATAAGCGGCGTTGCGTAAGTTATGGACTTTACTCCTAAATTTATAAGCGTTTTTATGCAAGTAACTGCCGTAGCCCCAGTTTCACAACCTTCATCGATCAGCAAGATATTTCTTCCTTGCAAATCCCAAAGTAACTTTCCTTTCCTATATCTATAAACATTTTTTAAGATCTTTTCTTCATATTTTCTATGAGCTTCACCGTAAATAAAATCCAAAGTTATGTTAAAAGCGTTTATAAGCTCTTCATTTATGACTATTTCCTCAGTTTCGCTTACCATACCGACTTCACATTCTGGATTATTTGGTGCTGTTATCTGCTCACTAAATAGCAACTCGTAACTAAGACCTAAAGCGCGAGCCACTCTATCTGTTAAAACGATCGAATCCAAAGACGAGCAAATAAGCACGTAATCGCCACTTATAAGCTCATTTTTAGGCAATATCTCAAAAAGTTTATCGGCTGCATCGAGTTGATTTTCAAATTTAAGCTCGCTTGGACTTATCATTGCAATGAAGCTCCATTATTATTGTTTTGCTCTATAGAAAAGTCATATCCTACTTCGCCAAACGGATAAAAACCAAACATCAGATAAACTCCTTGAGTTTTTTTAGATTCTATACCGCCGCTTGTATTTTTTGGCTCTATGTCTTCTTGATAAATGAGCGAATAACTCCAGCATTTTCTTTTATAATTTATACCGGTTTTCCATCTTTTTGTGTAATTTCTTTCAAAATCATAATCAAACCCACCAAGTAGCGAGTAGTTTCTAGATACGTTTATATTTAGAGAAGAGCCAAAATAACTCTCTCTTTCATAAGTCTTATTTTCACTGTCTTTTTCTTCATAGGTATGATATAAAGATGTATTAAACAGCGAATTTAAATATCCGACTCCGGTTTGAATTTTAGGAAAACGGTTATTTATATGTGAGTATTCGAATTTGTTGGCTATAGTAAAGTTATTTAGGTATAAGTTTACTCTATGTTCTAAATTTGAAAACTCACTATTTTCGATATTAAAGCCTTGTTTGACGCTATGCCTTAGTACTTTTTTACCGTCTCTATCATAAAAATACTGCGTCAAATTCGCAAATGTATTTTCCGTAGTATATTCATCGCTTAAAGCACCGATAAAATTATCTTCGAAAAGATCATCTTGCAAGTTAGATATATCGGTTCCATAAGCTATTTTATAATATTTTAGCAACTTTTGTTTTATTTTACCACTTGAATATCCTGGTTTTATATAATCAAGCCTTAAGTTCATAGTGTGATAAAAATCGTCATAAGCTTTTGCAAGATCTGTTTGCAACGCAAAATCATGATAATGGTTTATAAAGTCGTCAAATTCATCATCTCTTAAAGAGCCATTACTATAAATTTTATTATTATCATACTGGATATGCGTCGCATATAGATTTTCAGTAATACTAAAATTTGCAAAATCATCAAGTATATTAAAATTGATACCGACTGGTAAATTTAGCTCATAAGAAGATGCACTCACTCCCACGCTTCTTGTATAATTATGATATTGTGTATCAAATGAATATGTTAAATTCGGAAGTATAAACTGGTCTAGAAAGCTATGATATTGCAAAGTCGGAAGCTCTTGCAAAGTGTCGTCATTGCCGTATTTAGAGCCGATTTTAGCGGTGTCTATATAATACTTTGCGTACATACCAAAATAATGTTCATTCGTCGTAAGAAAATAGTTGAGTTTAGACTGCACTAATGAGTCAAAGTCATTTTCTTTGCCACGTAAATTTAGATAGTCTATATCGTTTAAATGGGTGTATTTAAGCCACAATCCCTCGTTATAATCCCCGTCTAAAAAGTATTTTACGAGCTTGTCTCTATCGTATTCTATCTCATAACCATAATGTTTGTTATTTTTCAATTTTTCTTTTTGGACGTATGAAGATTTATCCCAAAACTCTCCACCTCTTATGAGTCCTTTTGAATAAGGGGAATCCGCAAATCTAAATGTAGAGTAAAGCCCTGCTCCCCTACTTGTACGAACTTGAGGATCAAACTCTAGATCCCATTCATCGTGGGTTGCTATATAAATAGGTTGCAGATATCTAAGACCTTCTCCTTTACCAAAAGAAATTTGAGGTATCAAAAGTCCACTACGTCTAGTTTTATCCGTAGAAAAACCAAAATAAGGAAGATAAAATATCGGCATATCACCCACGTAAAAAACGGGGTTATAAAGATGAAGAAATTTGCTTGTTTTATTAAGCTCTCCACTAGTAAATTTTATATGCCAGTCTGGATCTTGAACATTACAGCTAGAAACTATCGATTTTGATACTTCATAAGCGTCATTGTTGCTGCAACTCTCATCGCTTTGTATCCATAGCTCTTTACTTTTGTCCATAGCAAAACTACTGTCTGCGTTTATCTCATCTGTTTTTAAATTTACTTTTGCATAATTCGATCTAGTAGTTTCGTTTTCACCTTTTAGTATATTTACGTTTCCAAAAAGCTCAACTATCTCGTTTGCTTCGTCATATTTTGCTTCATCTGCTGTTACTAAATATGTTTGAGAAAAAAGTAGCACATTGCCTTTTGCTTCTATGATCTGTCCGTTTTTATCTACGTTATCGGCTAAAAACTCGACATTTTCTACAGCACCAAATGCTAAAGTTGCGGTAAATACGGTCAAAAAAGTTTTTTTAATAAGCATTACAAACTACTGTCTTTGCCAGTCTATCGTGCCAAGTTTGTCTATAAATATTACCAAAAGCCCAGATAAAACCTAGATAAAAGCACCATTCACTCAGTATTCTAACACAAGCTCTTAGTGCACTAGCGCCAAATGTAGGTTTTGATAGCATGAGCGTATCTAGTGTGATTATTTTAAATATCATTTTTCCCGGAGTTGCGCCGTAGTACCAGATAAAAAATGTATGGTAGATAACCTTTAAAAGCGTGATTTGAAACATTAAATTTGATATAAGCATAGCTAGTTGTTCTACATTATCTGCAGTTTTTACCAAAGAGTTCCAATATGCAAATAAAAATATAACGCTAACTATGATTTCATCAACGCTATAAGCTAAGATTCTTCTATCCATCTTAGCTATACTTATATTTTCCCTATCTAATTTATCTAACAAATTTTCATTCATTTAAGAGCCTGATATGCGATATCTTTTCTAAATTTACTGCCGTCAAAATCTATATTTTGGACAAGCTCATAAGCTTTTTTATGAGCCTCTTTTATATCTTTTCCTACGCCTACTGCTACTAAAATACGCCCACCATCACTATATAAAACGCCATTTTCTTCGCTAACTCCGGCGTAAGCTATATGTGAGCCATCTGGTATATCTTTTATAGTTATTTTTGTTTTAGGAGTACTATCATAAGGATAGTTTTTACTGGCCATGACTACGCCTACTGCTACATCATCTTTTAAAGTGATATCTATAAGTTTTCCAGTAGCTGCGTCATATAGTATTTCACTTAGATTTCCATCTATCAAAGGCATCAAGACTTCACATTCTGGATCCCCAAAACGCACGTTAAACTCTAAAACATAAGGGGTATTATTGACTATCATAAGACCTACAAAAAGAACTCCACAAAATGGAGCATTTTCTTTTTGCATACCGGCTAAAGTCGGAGCTACGACTTCTTGCTCTACTCTTTTTATAAGCTCTTTACTAGCCAAAGGACTTGGTGCGTAAGCCCCCATTCCACCAGTATTTGGACCTTCATCATTATCAAGCAATCTTTTATGATCTTGAGCAACTGGAAGGCTTACAAAGCTTTTGCCATCGCAAATAGCAAAAAAACTAAGCTCAAAACCATCTAAAAACTCTTCTATGACTATGCTTTTACCAGCATCTCCAAAACTATCTCCGCTTAACATATCAAGAGCTGCTTTTTTCGCTTCATCGTGACTTTGAGCTATGATCACGCCTTTTCCCGCACAAAGTCCGTCTGCTTTTACGACTACGATTTGACCTAGAGTATCTATAAATTTACTAGCTTCATCAAAATTATTAGTATTTAAAAATCTTGCAGTCCTAATACCATTTTTATGCAAAAAATCCTTCATATAAGTCTTACTGCTCTCTAACATAGCAGCAGCTTTTGTAGGACCAAATATATTTAGCCCTTTTTCTTTAAATATATCTACTACTCCAGCACTCAGCGCATTTTCCGGACCGACCACACTTAAAGCTATATCGTTTTTCTTTGCAAAATCAGCCAGTTCGTAATAATCTTTTGCGATGATATTTGTGCCAAGCTCTTTTGTAGCTCCATTTCCAGGAGAAAAGTATAATTTTTTTACGTTTTTGTCTTGTTTTAGTCTAAGCCCTATGGCATACTCTCTGCCACCGCTTCCTATAATTAAAATATTCATATTTTTCCTAATAAATTAAGTAAGAAAACCCAAATGGCCGTTGCGTAGTAGAATCGGCCCTAAAAAGCCAATCTTGCAGATAGGCTTATGCTTTAGGTCGCGATTTCTCGCTCTAAGAGTTACAAACGAAGTCGCGTCTCACTGCATAAGCACATCTCCGCCTATACTAATGTGTTGGACCCTCATAAAAAACGCTATCGAACCATTCAGGCTTAGAGATTATATATAAATTTTGCTTAAATTCAAAGAATATTTATTTATTTTATGTCTTTTGCTAAAGCCACGCATTCGTTTATGCTTTGAACTTTGCTTTGAAATGTGTTAGTAAATTTTTCTAGATATTTTGCAGTCGTTTTTCCTATAGCTATAGCTTTATAGCTATTATCCCAGCCGAAATTTCGTATAAACCCTTCTACATTTTTTGGACTAGTAAATATAATTTTTGAGTTTAAAGGCGGTTTTAAACTACTATCTAAGCTCAATATCACATTTTCATAGCCTATTATGGTAGTGATATCAACACTATTTTTTTTAAAAAAAAAGCTTAAATTTGACAGCGTGTCTTTTGCACTTATATACAAAACTTTTTTATTTTTAAGATCATTTATGATCTCCATACCAAACTCTTTGCCATGTGAACTTAAAGCTTGTACTACATCGCTAAATCCAAAATCTAAAGCGCTTTTTGTGGTGGCTTCTCCTATGCTTTTTACGGTTAAATTCCTAGGCGATACACCATTAAATTTAAGAGCGTTTATACCATTTTTACTGGTTAAAACAAGAACATCAAAATCGTCTAAATCAACACTAAATTTCTTGAAAACCACTTCACATACTTTTAAATTTATGATTTCATCATCATTAAAAACAGTATTTGAAACAAGATATATCATAGCTTTACTCCAAGTATTTTAAGATGATCTTCCACTCTTCAAGCAGATCTTCTAGCTTGTATTTTGCATTTGCAGGGCTAGTTGAAGGAAGCTTTACTGGTTCGAATTTATGAAATTTTTTGCATATGATATACGCCCTAACGCCGTTTGCAAAGACTTGCTCTATTTTGGTATTTTCAAAAATTCGGTTTAAATTAGTAGGAAATATATTTTTCATAGAACTATCAGACGATCCTTTTACATCGCAGCTAAAAGCAGCGTCGTACAAAGCTACTTTATGCCTTAACAAGAAATCCACTTTTTCTTTTACATTATTTAGTTTCGGCTCATCAAAAAGCAAAGATAAAACTTTCCAAAATCTATTTTGCTTATGAGCGTAATAAAATCCATCTAAACGTGATCTAACTGATGGAAAAGAGCCCAGTATAAGTATCTTTGAGCTCTCATCGAAAATAGGTTCAAATGGATGAATTTGCATAGCGGTATAAGCTAAGAAGATTTATTCCCATTCAATAGTTGCAGGCGGTTTTGAACTGATATCATACACTACGCGGTTAATGCCTTCAACTTCGTTTATTATACGACGGCTACAGTTTTCTAGCAAGTCATAAGGAAGTCTCGAAAAACTAGCTGTCATTCCGTCGCTTGCATCGACTACACGGATGCAGACCGCATTTTCATAAGTACGGTTATCACCCATAACTCCTACGCTATTTACGTTTAAAAGTACGCAAAATGCTTGCCAAGTCTTATCATACCAGCCGCTACTTTTTAACTCATCTCTTAATATAACATCTGCTTTTCTTAAAAGCTCAAGGCGATCTTTTGTAACTTCTCCCATTATGCGTATCGCAAGTCCAGGTCCTGGGAATGGATGACGAAAAACTACATCTGGGCTTAGTCCTAGCTCAAGTCCTAGCTTTCTAACCTCATCTTTGAATATCTCTCTTAAAGGCTCTATCAGCTCAAATTTCATCCGTTCAGGAAGTCCGCCTACATTGTGGTGGCTTTTAATAGTCTTAGAAGCGCCAGCAACGCTACTTTCGATAACATCAGTATATAAAGTACCTTGAGCAAGGTATTTTACATTTGCATGTTTTTTTGCCTCAGCGTCAAAAACTTCTATAAATGTTTCACCTATAATCTTACGTTTTTTCTCAGGATCGCTTACGCCTTTAAGCCTTTTTAAAAACAGCTCGCTAGCATCTATACTGATGAGATTTACACCGAGTTTTAGTCTAAACATATCTTCTACTTGCTTAGCTTCATTATGTCTAAGAAGTCCATTATCTACAAATACTACTATCAAATTTTGTGGGATTGCATTAGCTAAAAGAGCAGCTACAACAGAGCTATCCACGCCGCCGCTTACCGCGCATAAAACTTGATCGTTTCCTACTTTCGTACGCAAAGCCTCTATCTCTTTTTTAGCGAAGCTTCCCATATTCCAGGTGCTTTCGCAGCCACAAATTTTAGCAAAGTTTTTGAGTATCACGTCGCCAAATTCGGTATGAGCGACTTCTGGATGAAATTGAAGCGCATAGAATTTTTTGCTCTCACAACCAAATACGCAGTATTCGCTATTTTCAGAGTCTGCTAAAACTTCAAAACCACTTGGTAAAGCAGTAACTTTATCTGAATGGCTCATCCAAACTATACTGCCGTTTGTCACGCCTTTTAGTAAAGCACATTCTTTTAGTATATTTATCTTTGCTTTTCCATACTCTTTTTGACCAGCAGGAGCGACTTCGGCTCCATTTTTATGAGCCATCAGCTGCATTCCGTAGCAAATTCCAAGAACAGGAATATCAAGCCCCCAGATCTGATCATCGCAAAAATACGCATCTTTAGCATAAACACTTGCTGGACCGCCACTTAGGATTATACCTTTTGGATTTTTGGCTTTTATAGTTTGAGTACTAACATTAAACGGTAAAAGCTCAGCATAAACGCCTTGTTCTCTAAGTCTTCTGGCGATGAGTTGTGTGTACTGCGATCCGAAATCCAGCACTAAAATATCTGCATTTTTCATTTATACCAACCTAAATTTTATAATTTTCGCAAGGCGCGCTTGCAACTAAAAATAATTAACTTTGGCATTCTAGCCAAATTTAATTGAAACTTAACATAAGCCACATTAAAAAATATTATTAAACGGCGTTTTTATCCTAAAAAACAATATTTTATAAAATACATAAAAAACATTTAGCGTTTAATATGCATTTTATAAGATATCTTATGGCACATTTACGGCACAATCATTTATCTGAAATTGCAAGTTTTTTATGCAAAATCAGATAAGTTATTTTGTAGATTTTTTATGCAAAATCATTTGTCTAATTTTGCAAGTTTTTTTATACAATTTTCCCCTTGACATTTTTATAAAAATATGCTAGGGATAGCTATTTTTTCTTTTTACCGCTACATTTAGCCATTTTGCGTCCTTTCTATTAGTTTAATTTTCTCTCTTACACTAGGTAGATACATCAATGTACCTTTTTCTAAGCCTAAGTCGTAATCCTCGCTAATACTA carries:
- a CDS encoding universal stress protein; this translates as MDIKKLFFPIGGGEDIEARIRGALLVNKAFNSHIKFLASQMDFNLVFNMEMALRSGKIFDALHDSVADELKAQKDKNHELFTRLCGELGVQISDTNLPGIATAEFVTKEGLRSKVVEYEAKFCDLVVSACPPEGEPTATFNASVIKSGKNAIVIPRNLKEFKTDRILIGWSGTANIAKAITGSMFLLKQAKSVHIITTARYMQDAPSIQDDLLKYLSFHDVNATFEVVKTTSTHGEALLNNTQNGHFDMVVASSSGENGLREMYLGGTTKYFLQNTPVPVFV
- a CDS encoding polyribonucleotide nucleotidyltransferase, which translates into the protein MQYSIEVNNQVEIFDLDKVAKQAAGAVLLRVKNTVILATVAREDAVVEEDFLPLTVQYIEKQYAAGRIPGGYIKRETKPGEFETLTSRIIDRSLRPLFPKGYAYPTQIVVMVLSSDPEVDLQVAALNAASVALYLSDIPVERAVCGVRVGYIDKEFVINPTNSELKNSSLDLYVAGVGDELLMIEMRSLPQVQNEIVPVIAIDPMIDPSLNEGFIPKQDMNEFSEDMMVEAIKFAGEAILRGSSAYEEAFSHHKKDNANLEYKPEIENENIAIYIDEFYKNDVKLAINQMAKSERASELSKIAKQIASSDIAIKEGWREEVILNILGKYKKKIVRSQIIEEARRADGRGLKEVRPITIETNILPSAHGSCLFTRGQTQALVIATLGTDNDAQMNELLTERNAVSEKFMFNYNFPGFSVGEASPIKAPGRRELGHGNLAKRALYPSVDINSPYSLRIVSEILESNGSSSMASVCGGSLALRAAGVETIKLVAGVAMGLIFEGDKHAVLTDIMGLEDHDGDMDFKVAGSIDGITALQMDIKLGGISLEVLKEALYQAKEGREHILKIMQRANDDIVINEDVLPKLELFSVDPSKIVDIIGQAGKTIKEIIEKFEVSIDLDREKGEVKIAGGQKGKVEAAKDYIIQILQKEPRGGGFKGRKENKNVSAFSVGDEFEGEVKKVAQFGAFISLRDGVDGLLHISKMSAPLHEGDRVKVKVGEIKSGKISLELN
- a CDS encoding phosphoribosyltransferase family protein, whose amino-acid sequence is MISPSELKFENQLDAADKLFEILPKNELISGDYVLICSSLDSIVLTDRVARALGLSYELLFSEQITAPNNPECEVGMVSETEEIVINEELINAFNITLDFIYGEAHRKYEEKILKNVYRYRKGKLLWDLQGRNILLIDEGCETGATAVTCIKTLINLGVKSITYATPLMPSGIVSYLNTLIDNIFCVRKITNFVDVDFYYNNKIDLNSDSIMSILEESPYYLPLQK
- a CDS encoding LPS-assembly protein LptD, with amino-acid sequence MLIKKTFLTVFTATLAFGAVENVEFLADNVDKNGQIIEAKGNVLLFSQTYLVTADEAKYDEANEIVELFGNVNILKGENETTRSNYAKVNLKTDEINADSSFAMDKSKELWIQSDESCSNNDAYEVSKSIVSSCNVQDPDWHIKFTSGELNKTSKFLHLYNPVFYVGDMPIFYLPYFGFSTDKTRRSGLLIPQISFGKGEGLRYLQPIYIATHDEWDLEFDPQVRTSRGAGLYSTFRFADSPYSKGLIRGGEFWDKSSYVQKEKLKNNKHYGYEIEYDRDKLVKYFLDGDYNEGLWLKYTHLNDIDYLNLRGKENDFDSLVQSKLNYFLTTNEHYFGMYAKYYIDTAKIGSKYGNDDTLQELPTLQYHSFLDQFILPNLTYSFDTQYHNYTRSVGVSASSYELNLPVGINFNILDDFANFSITENLYATHIQYDNNKIYSNGSLRDDEFDDFINHYHDFALQTDLAKAYDDFYHTMNLRLDYIKPGYSSGKIKQKLLKYYKIAYGTDISNLQDDLFEDNFIGALSDEYTTENTFANLTQYFYDRDGKKVLRHSVKQGFNIENSEFSNLEHRVNLYLNNFTIANKFEYSHINNRFPKIQTGVGYLNSLFNTSLYHTYEEKDSENKTYERESYFGSSLNINVSRNYSLLGGFDYDFERNYTKRWKTGINYKRKCWSYSLIYQEDIEPKNTSGGIESKKTQGVYLMFGFYPFGEVGYDFSIEQNNNNGASLQ
- a CDS encoding RDD family protein, translating into MNENLLDKLDRENISIAKMDRRILAYSVDEIIVSVIFLFAYWNSLVKTADNVEQLAMLISNLMFQITLLKVIYHTFFIWYYGATPGKMIFKIITLDTLMLSKPTFGASALRACVRILSEWCFYLGFIWAFGNIYRQTWHDRLAKTVVCNAY
- the purD gene encoding phosphoribosylamine--glycine ligase, translating into MNILIIGSGGREYAIGLRLKQDKNVKKLYFSPGNGATKELGTNIIAKDYYELADFAKKNDIALSVVGPENALSAGVVDIFKEKGLNIFGPTKAAAMLESSKTYMKDFLHKNGIRTARFLNTNNFDEASKFIDTLGQIVVVKADGLCAGKGVIIAQSHDEAKKAALDMLSGDSFGDAGKSIVIEEFLDGFELSFFAICDGKSFVSLPVAQDHKRLLDNDEGPNTGGMGAYAPSPLASKELIKRVEQEVVAPTLAGMQKENAPFCGVLFVGLMIVNNTPYVLEFNVRFGDPECEVLMPLIDGNLSEILYDAATGKLIDITLKDDVAVGVVMASKNYPYDSTPKTKITIKDIPDGSHIAYAGVSEENGVLYSDGGRILVAVGVGKDIKEAHKKAYELVQNIDFDGSKFRKDIAYQALK
- a CDS encoding uroporphyrinogen-III synthase, whose translation is MIYLVSNTVFNDDEIINLKVCEVVFKKFSVDLDDFDVLVLTSKNGINALKFNGVSPRNLTVKSIGEATTKSALDFGFSDVVQALSSHGKEFGMEIINDLKNKKVLYISAKDTLSNLSFFFKKNSVDITTIIGYENVILSLDSSLKPPLNSKIIFTSPKNVEGFIRNFGWDNSYKAIAIGKTTAKYLEKFTNTFQSKVQSINECVALAKDIK
- a CDS encoding DNA-deoxyinosine glycosylase, yielding MQIHPFEPIFDESSKILILGSFPSVRSRLDGFYYAHKQNRFWKVLSLLFDEPKLNNVKEKVDFLLRHKVALYDAAFSCDVKGSSDSSMKNIFPTNLNRIFENTKIEQVFANGVRAYIICKKFHKFEPVKLPSTSPANAKYKLEDLLEEWKIILKYLE
- the guaA gene encoding glutamine-hydrolyzing GMP synthase, which encodes MKNADILVLDFGSQYTQLIARRLREQGVYAELLPFNVSTQTIKAKNPKGIILSGGPASVYAKDAYFCDDQIWGLDIPVLGICYGMQLMAHKNGAEVAPAGQKEYGKAKINILKECALLKGVTNGSIVWMSHSDKVTALPSGFEVLADSENSEYCVFGCESKKFYALQFHPEVAHTEFGDVILKNFAKICGCESTWNMGSFAKKEIEALRTKVGNDQVLCAVSGGVDSSVVAALLANAIPQNLIVVFVDNGLLRHNEAKQVEDMFRLKLGVNLISIDASELFLKRLKGVSDPEKKRKIIGETFIEVFDAEAKKHANVKYLAQGTLYTDVIESSVAGASKTIKSHHNVGGLPERMKFELIEPLREIFKDEVRKLGLELGLSPDVVFRHPFPGPGLAIRIMGEVTKDRLELLRKADVILRDELKSSGWYDKTWQAFCVLLNVNSVGVMGDNRTYENAVCIRVVDASDGMTASFSRLPYDLLENCSRRIINEVEGINRVVYDISSKPPATIEWE